The Stenotrophomonas rhizophila genome has a window encoding:
- a CDS encoding chemotaxis protein CheW yields the protein MNDSNPNAASSGGEYLSFTLGAEHYGVDILKVQEIRGYDSVTRVPDAPDYIKGVINLRGTIVPVIDLRLKLRLDEARYDAFTVMIVLNVDNRVVGIVVDSVSDVIPLNADQIRPTPEFGAAVDTRFISGIGTQDDRMLILLDIETLLDSADMGQPAVVEDAAA from the coding sequence ATGAACGACAGCAACCCCAACGCCGCCAGCAGCGGTGGCGAGTACCTCAGCTTCACCCTCGGCGCCGAGCACTACGGCGTGGACATCCTCAAGGTGCAGGAAATCCGCGGCTACGACTCCGTCACCCGCGTGCCCGATGCCCCCGATTACATCAAGGGCGTGATCAACCTGCGCGGCACCATCGTTCCCGTCATCGACCTGCGCCTCAAGCTGCGCCTGGACGAAGCACGCTACGACGCCTTCACCGTCATGATCGTCCTCAACGTCGACAACCGCGTGGTCGGCATCGTCGTGGACAGCGTCTCCGACGTGATCCCGCTCAACGCCGACCAGATCCGCCCCACCCCCGAGTTCGGCGCCGCCGTCGATACCCGCTTCATCTCCGGCATCGGCACCCAGGACGATCGCATGCTGATCCTGCTCGATATCGAAACCCTGCTCGACAGCGCCGACATGGGCCAGCCGGCCGTTGTCGAAGACGCCGCCGCCTGA
- a CDS encoding protein-glutamate methylesterase/protein-glutamine glutaminase gives MINGSPCRVLIVDDSAVVRQMLSEILASDPAIEVVGTAADPLLAREKIKRLAPDVITLDVEMPRMDGLAFLENLMRLHPLPVVMISSLTERGADTTLQALALGAVDFISKPKFDVARGLQGYAEEIIGKVKMAARSRVRTLARPITPRITLDAVPPSPARSIQFRTTDRLIAIGASAGGTEALRVVLEGLPADAPAVVLTQHLPATFSTAFAERLDRHSAMSVREASDGEAVLPGHAYLPPGGKHLRVIRDGARWRCRVDDGPAVNRHKPAVDVLFRSVAESAGANAIGAILTGMGDDGARGLLELKNAGAPTLVQDEATSVVWGMPGAAFKLGATDEQVPLERIAERLMALARG, from the coding sequence ATGATCAACGGTTCACCCTGCAGGGTTTTGATCGTCGACGATTCGGCGGTGGTGCGGCAGATGCTGAGCGAGATCCTCGCCAGCGACCCGGCGATCGAAGTGGTCGGCACGGCGGCCGATCCGTTGCTGGCGCGCGAGAAGATCAAGCGCCTCGCCCCGGACGTGATCACGCTGGACGTGGAAATGCCGCGCATGGACGGGCTGGCGTTCCTGGAAAACCTGATGCGCCTGCACCCGCTACCGGTGGTGATGATCTCCTCGCTGACCGAGCGCGGCGCCGACACCACCCTGCAGGCACTGGCGCTGGGCGCGGTGGATTTCATCTCCAAGCCCAAGTTCGACGTGGCGCGTGGCCTGCAGGGCTATGCCGAAGAGATCATCGGCAAGGTCAAGATGGCGGCGCGCTCGCGCGTGCGCACCCTGGCCCGCCCGATCACGCCGCGCATCACCCTGGACGCCGTGCCGCCCTCGCCCGCACGTTCGATCCAGTTCCGTACCACCGACCGCCTGATCGCCATCGGCGCCTCGGCCGGCGGTACCGAAGCGCTGCGCGTGGTGCTCGAAGGCCTGCCGGCCGATGCCCCGGCGGTGGTGCTCACCCAGCACCTGCCCGCCACCTTCAGCACCGCGTTTGCCGAACGCCTGGACCGCCACTCGGCGATGTCCGTACGCGAAGCCAGCGACGGCGAAGCCGTGCTGCCGGGCCATGCTTACCTGCCGCCGGGCGGCAAGCACCTGCGGGTGATCCGTGACGGTGCGCGCTGGCGCTGCCGGGTGGATGACGGCCCGGCGGTGAACCGGCACAAGCCGGCGGTGGACGTGCTGTTCCGTTCGGTGGCAGAAAGCGCCGGGGCCAACGCCATCGGCGCGATCCTCACCGGCATGGGCGACGACGGCGCGCGTGGGCTGCTGGAACTGAAGAACGCCGGTGCGCCCACCCTGGTCCAGGACGAAGCCACCAGCGTGGTCTGGGGCATGCCCGGCGCCGCCTTCAAGCTCGGCGCCACCGACGAGCAGGTTCCGCTGGAGCGGATCGCCGAACGCCTGATGGCGCTCGCGCGGGGATAA
- a CDS encoding methyl-accepting chemotaxis protein: MNLSSRFSNLSVRGKLNLLTALIAVGVIALAIIAARMQYLDLAETRKEGLKTQVELTYGIFDHYKRLAGTGELTEEAAKAAALQALNSMRADGDSAYYNVLATDYTLLMHPFAPARVGKVQKDYTSKDGVPIYLQQVDMAKTGGGFTYYSTTKPGAGDDLIEKATYAGMYAPWQWVVTSGVYMDDVQTDALAFTGVMAATGGALVLIVLALSWLIGNRITGPLRQATGVAESIAGGKLDSRIGPQAQDEPGRLLESMGRMQQQLHAVIGAQREMASQHDAGQTGYRMDETAFPGEYGRMVHETNTLVGAHVQTMQDVLAVMQRYAVGDLSADIARYPGEKAAISTTVDTVKHNLASINAEIKRLGAAAAAGDFSQRGDAARFDHDFGQMIASLNAMMQVSDDNLGKLSQLLSAIAEGDLTARMQGKFQGVFATMRDDANATVAQLTQIVGQIQEAAGNINLAAGEIATGNSDLSRRTEQQAANLEETAASMEELTSTVRQNAEHARQANQLAIGAHSVASQGGDVVGQVVTTMSAIEASSKRIAEIISVIDGIAFQTNILALNAAVEAARAGEQGRGFAVVASEVRTLAQRSAGAAKEIKGLIDESVSSVADGSALVHKAGSTMGEIVASVQRVTDIMAEISAASQEQSAGIEQVNQTVVQMDETTQQNAALVEEATAAARAMEEQATQLADAVSIFRLDNQVAAAVSAVTARIAAPAPLRSVKPAAPAKPSPVKPAPAARAPRTTADDGNWQEF; this comes from the coding sequence ATGAATCTTTCCAGCCGCTTCTCCAACCTGTCCGTCCGGGGCAAGTTGAACCTGCTCACCGCCCTGATCGCCGTCGGCGTGATCGCCCTGGCCATCATCGCCGCGCGCATGCAGTACCTCGATCTGGCAGAGACGCGCAAAGAAGGCCTGAAGACCCAGGTCGAACTGACCTACGGCATTTTTGACCACTACAAGCGCCTGGCCGGCACCGGCGAGCTGACCGAAGAAGCGGCCAAGGCGGCCGCGCTGCAGGCACTGAACAGCATGCGCGCCGACGGCGACAGCGCGTACTACAACGTCCTGGCGACCGATTACACCCTGCTCATGCACCCCTTCGCCCCGGCGCGGGTCGGCAAGGTGCAGAAGGACTACACCTCCAAGGATGGCGTGCCGATCTACCTGCAGCAGGTGGACATGGCCAAGACCGGCGGTGGCTTCACCTACTATTCCACCACCAAGCCGGGCGCCGGCGACGACCTGATTGAAAAGGCCACGTACGCCGGCATGTACGCGCCGTGGCAGTGGGTGGTCACCAGTGGCGTCTACATGGACGACGTGCAGACCGATGCGCTGGCATTCACCGGCGTCATGGCCGCTACCGGTGGCGCGCTGGTGCTGATCGTGCTGGCCCTGAGCTGGCTGATCGGCAACCGCATCACCGGTCCGCTGCGCCAGGCCACCGGCGTGGCCGAGAGCATTGCCGGCGGCAAGCTCGACAGCCGCATCGGCCCGCAGGCCCAGGACGAACCGGGCCGCCTGCTGGAAAGCATGGGCCGCATGCAGCAGCAGCTGCACGCCGTGATCGGCGCGCAGCGCGAAATGGCCAGCCAGCACGACGCCGGCCAGACCGGCTACCGCATGGACGAAACCGCCTTCCCGGGCGAGTACGGCCGGATGGTGCACGAAACCAACACCCTGGTCGGCGCCCACGTGCAGACCATGCAGGATGTGCTGGCCGTGATGCAGCGTTACGCCGTGGGCGACCTGAGCGCCGACATCGCCCGCTACCCGGGCGAAAAGGCCGCCATCAGCACCACCGTGGACACCGTCAAGCACAACCTGGCCAGCATCAACGCCGAGATCAAGCGCCTGGGCGCTGCTGCGGCCGCTGGCGACTTCAGCCAGCGTGGCGATGCCGCCCGCTTCGACCACGATTTCGGCCAGATGATCGCCAGCCTCAACGCGATGATGCAGGTCAGCGACGACAACCTCGGCAAGCTCTCGCAGCTGCTGTCGGCCATCGCCGAAGGCGACCTCACCGCGCGCATGCAGGGCAAGTTCCAGGGCGTGTTCGCGACCATGCGCGACGATGCCAATGCCACCGTGGCCCAGCTGACCCAGATCGTCGGCCAGATCCAGGAAGCGGCGGGCAACATCAACCTGGCCGCGGGTGAAATCGCCACCGGCAACAGCGACCTGTCGCGCCGTACCGAACAGCAGGCCGCCAACCTGGAAGAAACCGCCGCCTCGATGGAGGAACTGACCTCCACCGTGCGCCAGAACGCCGAACACGCCCGCCAGGCCAACCAGCTGGCGATCGGTGCGCACAGCGTGGCCTCGCAGGGCGGCGACGTGGTCGGCCAGGTGGTCACCACCATGAGCGCGATCGAAGCCAGCTCCAAGCGCATTGCCGAAATCATCTCGGTCATCGACGGCATCGCCTTCCAGACCAACATCCTGGCATTGAACGCCGCCGTGGAAGCAGCCCGTGCCGGCGAACAGGGCCGCGGTTTCGCCGTGGTCGCCTCCGAAGTGCGCACCCTGGCCCAGCGCTCGGCCGGTGCCGCCAAGGAGATCAAGGGGTTGATCGACGAATCCGTGTCCAGCGTGGCCGACGGTTCGGCCCTGGTGCACAAGGCCGGCAGCACCATGGGCGAGATCGTCGCCTCGGTGCAGCGCGTCACCGACATCATGGCCGAAATCTCGGCCGCCTCGCAGGAGCAGTCGGCCGGCATCGAGCAGGTCAACCAGACCGTGGTGCAGATGGACGAAACCACGCAGCAGAACGCTGCACTGGTGGAAGAAGCCACCGCCGCTGCCCGCGCCATGGAAGAGCAGGCCACCCAGCTGGCCGACGCGGTGTCGATCTTCCGCCTCGACAACCAGGTGGCGGCGGCCGTCAGCGCGGTGACCGCCCGCATCGCCGCACCGGCCCCGCTGCGCAGCGTGAAGCCGGCGGCGCCGGCCAAGCCCAGCCCGGTGAAGCCGGCCCCGGCCGCGCGTGCACCGCGCACCACCGCCGATGACGGCAACTGGCAAGAGTTCTGA
- a CDS encoding carbohydrate porin — MSILRHTPLALLLSAALAAPAAAEGTLPKGVDLTLDFVGNVASNPVGGVEQGTEGSYWIMAQSKFDLDELFGMHNTDVDAQWAWFAGRNLAREKIGNSISAQQTWRPVAGGRLTRLTVRHRFDNGLSITAGRAPVNSYFNNSALNCVFMSNAMCLTPYGAITDLGITAFPNSSWAGILRYDVNDRWYVQGGAFDYNNELNKAGKNGLDFSVGEGTGTITAYEAGYQTSFANDRLPRTYRVGMYRNTDGGKSSYFDANGNSAALTGKPTAMQEGARAGWYAMADQTVWRGEGRRNLALFARAYVNTGNEAPVDEFAAVGFVKTGTFAGRDQDTLAMFVSNTHFSDEQIAFLRDRRARNGGSGAPNADEIIAELSYGWAVHKGIRLMPNLQYVINPDPIYAPTRTTDIPDALIVGLRVDVHFAQLFGW, encoded by the coding sequence ATGTCCATCCTCCGTCACACCCCGCTGGCGCTGCTGCTGAGCGCTGCGCTGGCCGCACCGGCCGCCGCCGAGGGCACCTTGCCCAAAGGCGTCGACCTGACCCTGGATTTCGTTGGCAACGTTGCCTCCAACCCCGTGGGCGGGGTGGAGCAGGGCACCGAAGGCTCGTACTGGATCATGGCCCAGTCGAAGTTCGATCTGGACGAACTGTTCGGCATGCACAACACCGATGTGGACGCGCAGTGGGCCTGGTTCGCCGGGCGCAATCTCGCGCGCGAGAAGATCGGCAACTCGATCAGCGCGCAGCAGACCTGGCGCCCGGTGGCCGGGGGGCGCCTGACCCGGCTGACCGTGCGCCACCGCTTCGACAACGGGTTGAGCATCACCGCCGGCCGCGCGCCGGTGAACAGCTACTTCAACAACTCCGCGCTCAACTGCGTGTTCATGAGCAACGCCATGTGCCTCACCCCGTATGGCGCGATCACCGACCTGGGCATCACCGCGTTCCCGAACTCGTCCTGGGCCGGCATCCTGCGCTACGACGTGAATGATCGCTGGTATGTGCAGGGCGGCGCGTTCGATTACAACAATGAGCTGAACAAGGCCGGCAAGAACGGCCTGGACTTCTCGGTGGGCGAAGGCACCGGCACCATCACGGCCTATGAGGCCGGCTACCAGACCAGCTTCGCCAACGACCGGCTGCCGCGCACCTACCGAGTGGGCATGTACCGCAACACCGATGGCGGCAAGAGCTCCTATTTCGACGCCAACGGCAACTCCGCCGCGCTGACCGGCAAGCCCACGGCGATGCAGGAGGGCGCACGCGCGGGCTGGTACGCGATGGCCGATCAGACCGTATGGCGCGGGGAGGGCAGGCGCAACCTGGCGCTGTTCGCCCGCGCCTACGTCAACACCGGCAATGAAGCGCCGGTGGACGAGTTCGCCGCAGTCGGCTTCGTCAAGACCGGCACCTTCGCCGGCCGCGACCAGGACACGCTGGCGATGTTCGTGTCCAACACCCACTTCAGCGATGAGCAGATCGCGTTCCTGCGCGACCGCCGTGCGCGCAACGGCGGCAGCGGCGCGCCGAATGCCGACGAGATCATCGCCGAGCTCAGCTATGGCTGGGCGGTGCACAAGGGCATCCGGCTGATGCCCAACCTGCAGTACGTGATCAACCCGGACCCGATCTACGCGCCGACCCGCACCACCGACATTCCGGACGCGCTGATCGTCGGGCTGCGCGTGGATGTCCACTTCGCCCAGCTGTTCGGCTGGTGA
- a CDS encoding CheR family methyltransferase, translated as MTTPTAPASAASSTGREFEFADRDFRRICDLIYQRVGISLAPAKRDMVYGRLSRRLRALGLRSFQEYLDQLENQGGDEWQAFTNALTTNLTAFFREPHHFEKLDTELRARAGNGTLQLWSCAASTGEEPYSMAITACEAFGTLKPPVRILATDVDTQVLATASRGVYAIDRVSGLDPAIKRRYFQRGSGPNEGQCRVHPALRELIDFRPLNLLAPRYDVGGPFDALFCRNVMIYFDKPTQRGILSRLIQHMGDDGLLYTGHSENYLHAADLIQPCGRTLYKRAPGAPA; from the coding sequence GTGACCACGCCTACCGCACCTGCTTCCGCTGCCTCCTCGACCGGACGCGAATTCGAGTTCGCCGACCGCGACTTCCGCCGCATCTGCGACCTGATCTACCAGCGCGTCGGCATCTCGCTGGCGCCGGCCAAGCGTGACATGGTGTACGGCCGGCTGTCCCGGCGGCTGCGTGCGCTTGGCCTGCGCAGCTTCCAGGAGTACCTGGACCAGCTGGAGAACCAGGGCGGCGATGAGTGGCAGGCGTTCACCAACGCGCTGACCACCAACCTCACTGCGTTCTTCCGTGAGCCGCACCACTTCGAGAAGCTCGACACCGAACTGCGCGCGCGGGCTGGCAATGGCACCCTGCAGCTGTGGTCGTGTGCGGCCTCCACCGGTGAAGAGCCCTACTCCATGGCCATCACCGCCTGCGAGGCGTTCGGCACCCTTAAGCCGCCGGTCCGCATCCTGGCGACCGATGTGGACACCCAGGTGCTGGCCACCGCCAGCCGCGGCGTGTACGCCATCGATCGGGTGTCCGGTCTGGATCCGGCGATCAAGAGGCGTTACTTCCAGCGCGGCAGTGGCCCCAACGAAGGCCAGTGCCGCGTGCATCCGGCGCTGCGCGAGCTGATCGACTTCCGCCCGCTCAACCTGCTGGCGCCCCGCTATGACGTCGGCGGCCCGTTCGACGCCCTGTTCTGCCGCAACGTCATGATCTATTTCGACAAGCCCACCCAGCGCGGCATCCTGTCACGGCTGATCCAGCACATGGGCGACGATGGCCTGCTCTACACCGGCCACTCGGAGAACTACCTGCACGCCGCCGACCTGATCCAGCCGTGCGGGCGCACCCTGTACAAGCGCGCGCCCGGAGCCCCGGCATGA
- a CDS encoding amidohydrolase family protein: MKDPDWLDFCPDPSRPVFVPPPGAVDAHCHVFGPGDQFPYAPERKYTPCDAGKAQLFALRDHLGFERNVIVQATCHGADNRALVDALRSADGRARGVATVRDTVTDEELRELHEAGVRGVRFNFVKRLVDPKPDAYYHAIIERIAPLGWHVVVYFEAADLAERWNFFTSLPTTVVVDHMGRPDVTQPVDGPEFQRFVRLMREHPNVWSKVSCPERLSRSGPPTYDDVVPFARHLVEQFPDRVLWGTDWPHPNLKSHMPDDGKLVDFIPRIAVTADQQQKLLVDNPMRLYWA, translated from the coding sequence GTGAAGGATCCCGATTGGCTGGATTTCTGTCCGGACCCGAGCCGGCCGGTGTTCGTGCCGCCGCCGGGCGCGGTGGATGCGCATTGCCATGTGTTCGGCCCGGGGGACCAGTTCCCGTATGCGCCCGAGCGCAAGTACACGCCCTGCGATGCGGGAAAGGCGCAGCTGTTCGCGCTGCGCGATCACCTTGGGTTCGAGCGCAACGTGATCGTGCAGGCGACCTGCCACGGTGCCGACAACCGGGCACTGGTGGATGCGCTGCGCAGTGCCGACGGCCGCGCGCGCGGCGTGGCCACGGTGCGCGATACGGTCACCGATGAGGAACTGCGCGAGCTGCATGAGGCGGGTGTGCGCGGGGTGCGCTTCAATTTCGTGAAGCGGCTGGTGGATCCGAAGCCGGATGCGTACTACCACGCCATCATTGAACGGATCGCGCCGCTGGGATGGCATGTTGTCGTGTACTTCGAGGCGGCCGACCTGGCCGAGCGCTGGAATTTCTTCACCTCGCTGCCGACCACGGTGGTGGTGGACCACATGGGCCGGCCGGACGTGACCCAGCCGGTGGACGGGCCGGAGTTCCAGCGTTTCGTGCGGTTGATGCGCGAGCACCCGAATGTATGGAGCAAGGTGAGCTGCCCGGAGCGGCTGTCGCGGTCCGGGCCGCCCACGTATGACGATGTGGTGCCGTTTGCACGGCACCTGGTGGAGCAGTTCCCGGACCGGGTGCTGTGGGGCACGGACTGGCCGCACCCGAACCTGAAATCGCACATGCCCGATGACGGCAAGCTGGTGGATTTCATTCCACGGATTGCGGTCACCGCCGACCAGCAGCAGAAGCTGCTGGTGGACAACCCGATGCGGTTGTATTGGGCGTGA
- a CDS encoding methyl-accepting chemotaxis protein yields MQWINNLKLMPKLMLTFGVILLVMLLQGVVAYRGLHSLNNVTTELAGNRMESIRMAGEMRGMLGEYRNSAYQGLIRASDDVKAEAKTRAADLRTKIDASIKKYPALIDSPQQKKLFDAFAKDWTDSLASYDAVSEMLELDLPDDAVDTFVGETRAKHLKAAAALETLIAEDNRLARASREEAESTYATSATLTIIALLGGAAMGLVLVYLFARSLVGSVRGAVSVANEVAGGKLDGHIDVTRKDEVGDLMQAMQRMQRDLRDRTETEQAVARENLRIRTALDYSSTGVYLTDNNLNIVYANRALEQTLSQYQDDLRRNLPDFDASVSLVGRPLTVLEHRGEMDANLLANLKQHGVARRAMQFGDAQFAQVVSTIRNEDGESVGHVVEWRDRTPEALVEAEVARVIAQAAAGDLSGRISAEGKDGFFLQLAQQINGLLDANASSIEQISGLLTALSQGDLTVRMHGEFEGVFATMRDDANATAEQLSGIVTRIKQSSQAISSAASEIATGNSDLSRRTEQQAANLEETAASMEELTSTVRQNAEHARQANQLAIGAHTVASQGGEVVGQVVTTMSAIQTSSKKIAEIISVIDGIAFQTNILALNAAVEAARAGEQGRGFAVVASEVRTLAQRSAGAAKEIKGLIDDSVGKVNDGSALVHKAGATMGEIVASVQRVTDIMAEISAASQEQSAGIEQVNQTVVQMDETTQQNAALVEEATAAARSMEEQAGQLSDAVSIFRLDEQDVVAAAPVFAPAPRAVSRPATAPAPSRKPASRAVAAELAEGDWQEF; encoded by the coding sequence ATGCAATGGATCAACAACCTCAAACTGATGCCGAAGTTGATGCTGACTTTCGGTGTAATCCTGCTGGTGATGCTGCTGCAGGGCGTGGTCGCCTATCGTGGCCTGCACTCCCTCAACAACGTGACCACCGAACTGGCCGGCAACCGGATGGAAAGCATCCGCATGGCCGGCGAAATGCGTGGCATGCTCGGTGAATACCGCAACTCGGCCTACCAGGGCCTGATCCGCGCCAGCGACGACGTCAAGGCCGAAGCCAAGACCCGCGCCGCCGACCTGCGCACCAAGATCGATGCTTCGATCAAGAAGTACCCCGCCCTGATCGACAGCCCGCAGCAGAAGAAGCTGTTCGACGCCTTCGCCAAGGACTGGACCGATTCGCTGGCCTCCTACGATGCCGTCTCCGAAATGCTGGAGCTGGACCTGCCGGACGATGCCGTCGATACCTTCGTCGGCGAAACCCGCGCCAAGCACCTCAAGGCCGCAGCCGCGCTTGAAACGCTGATCGCCGAAGACAACCGCCTTGCCCGCGCCTCGCGCGAAGAGGCCGAAAGCACCTACGCCACCTCCGCCACCCTGACCATCATCGCCCTGCTCGGTGGTGCCGCCATGGGCCTGGTGCTGGTGTACCTGTTTGCCCGCTCGCTGGTCGGCAGCGTCCGTGGCGCTGTCTCGGTCGCCAACGAAGTGGCCGGTGGCAAGCTCGACGGCCATATCGACGTCACCCGCAAGGACGAAGTCGGCGACCTCATGCAGGCCATGCAGCGCATGCAGCGCGACCTGCGCGACCGCACCGAAACCGAACAGGCCGTGGCCCGCGAGAACCTGCGCATCCGTACCGCGCTGGATTACAGCTCCACTGGCGTGTACCTGACCGACAACAACCTCAACATCGTCTACGCCAACCGTGCACTGGAGCAGACCCTGTCCCAGTACCAGGACGACCTGCGCCGCAACCTGCCGGACTTCGACGCCTCCGTTTCGCTGGTCGGCCGCCCGCTGACCGTGCTCGAACACCGCGGCGAAATGGACGCCAACCTGCTGGCCAACCTCAAGCAGCACGGCGTGGCCCGCCGCGCCATGCAGTTCGGCGATGCCCAGTTCGCCCAGGTCGTGTCCACCATCCGCAACGAAGACGGCGAGAGCGTCGGCCACGTGGTCGAATGGCGTGACCGCACCCCCGAAGCGCTGGTGGAAGCCGAAGTGGCCCGCGTCATCGCCCAGGCCGCCGCCGGCGACCTGTCCGGCCGCATCAGCGCCGAAGGCAAGGATGGCTTCTTCCTGCAGCTGGCCCAGCAGATCAACGGCCTGCTCGACGCCAACGCCTCCAGCATCGAACAGATCTCCGGCCTGCTCACCGCGCTGTCGCAGGGCGACCTGACCGTGCGCATGCACGGCGAGTTCGAAGGCGTGTTCGCCACCATGCGCGACGACGCCAACGCCACCGCCGAACAGCTCAGCGGCATCGTCACCCGCATCAAGCAGTCCAGCCAGGCCATCAGCTCGGCCGCCAGCGAAATCGCCACCGGCAACAGCGACCTGTCGCGCCGTACCGAACAGCAGGCCGCCAACCTGGAAGAAACCGCCGCCTCGATGGAGGAACTGACCTCCACCGTGCGCCAGAACGCCGAGCACGCCCGCCAGGCCAACCAGCTCGCCATCGGCGCGCACACCGTCGCCTCGCAGGGCGGTGAAGTGGTCGGCCAGGTGGTGACCACCATGAGCGCGATCCAGACCTCGTCCAAGAAGATCGCCGAGATCATCTCGGTCATCGACGGCATCGCCTTCCAGACAAACATCCTGGCGCTGAACGCCGCGGTCGAAGCGGCCCGTGCCGGCGAACAGGGCCGCGGCTTCGCCGTGGTGGCTTCCGAAGTGCGCACCCTGGCCCAGCGTTCGGCCGGTGCGGCCAAGGAGATCAAGGGCCTGATCGACGACTCGGTCGGCAAGGTCAACGACGGTTCGGCCCTGGTGCACAAGGCCGGCGCCACCATGGGCGAAATCGTCGCCTCGGTGCAGCGCGTGACCGACATCATGGCCGAGATTTCCGCTGCCTCGCAGGAACAGTCTGCCGGCATCGAACAGGTCAACCAGACCGTGGTGCAGATGGACGAAACCACCCAGCAGAATGCCGCGCTGGTGGAAGAAGCCACGGCCGCTGCCCGCTCGATGGAAGAACAGGCCGGCCAGCTCAGCGACGCCGTGTCGATCTTCCGTCTCGACGAGCAGGACGTGGTGGCTGCCGCACCGGTGTTCGCACCGGCACCGCGCGCCGTGAGCCGCCCGGCCACCGCCCCGGCACCGTCGCGCAAGCCGGCCAGCCGCGCGGTAGCCGCCGAGCTCGCCGAAGGCGACTGGCAGGAGTTCTAA
- the cheD gene encoding chemoreceptor glutamine deamidase CheD, with amino-acid sequence MNLAARPDDVMRYFDSRFKVTAAKLLPTQYLVVDDETALTTTLGSCVAACLRDPVLKIGGMNHFLLPEGNVGDGAPARYGSYAMELLINDLLKRGAHRKRLEAKVFGGANVLKGFTSNPVGTRNAEFVRQYLQAEHIPVLAEDLCGIHPRKVWFFADTGRVVVQRLPHAHEAEVAATESAVRARLSKAPVTGGVELFE; translated from the coding sequence ATGAACCTGGCCGCCCGTCCTGATGACGTGATGCGTTACTTCGACAGCCGCTTCAAGGTCACCGCCGCCAAGCTGCTGCCGACCCAGTACCTGGTGGTCGACGACGAGACCGCACTGACCACCACGCTGGGTTCCTGCGTGGCCGCGTGCCTGCGCGACCCGGTGCTGAAGATTGGTGGCATGAACCACTTCCTGCTGCCCGAAGGCAATGTCGGCGATGGTGCCCCGGCCCGCTACGGAAGCTACGCCATGGAACTGCTGATCAACGACCTGCTCAAGCGCGGCGCGCACCGCAAGCGCCTGGAAGCCAAGGTGTTCGGCGGCGCCAACGTGCTCAAGGGCTTCACCAGCAACCCGGTGGGCACCCGCAACGCCGAATTCGTGCGCCAGTACCTGCAGGCCGAACATATCCCGGTGCTCGCCGAGGACCTGTGCGGCATCCACCCGCGCAAGGTGTGGTTCTTCGCCGACACCGGCCGCGTGGTGGTGCAGCGCCTGCCGCATGCGCACGAGGCCGAAGTGGCCGCGACCGAATCGGCCGTGCGTGCCCGCCTGTCCAAGGCCCCGGTCACCGGCGGCGTGGAGCTGTTCGAATGA
- a CDS encoding amidohydrolase family protein has protein sequence MIIDCHGHYTTAPASHDAFRKAQVAHFNDPTLPAPVYPVISDDELRESVEGNQLRLLRERGADMTIFSPRASTMAHHIGDEAVSAEWTRRCNDLIARVVALYPETFIGVCQLPQSPGVPIANSIAELERCVNELGFVGCNLNPDPSGGHWNGLPLTDRAWYPFFEKMVELDVPAMVHVSGSCNANFHATGAHYLNADTTAFMQFLQGDLFRDFPELRFIIPHGGGAVPYHWGRFRGLADMLGKPPLNEHVMRNVFFDTCVYHQPGIDLLFKVIDIDNILFGSEMVGAVRGIDPETGQYFDDTLRYVEALGLSAADRSKVLSGNARRVYPRLDAQLKARGL, from the coding sequence ATGATCATCGATTGCCACGGTCACTACACGACCGCTCCCGCCAGCCACGATGCGTTCCGCAAGGCGCAGGTGGCCCACTTCAACGACCCCACGCTGCCGGCGCCGGTGTACCCGGTGATCAGCGACGACGAACTGCGCGAGAGCGTGGAAGGCAACCAGCTGCGCCTGCTGCGCGAGCGCGGCGCGGACATGACGATCTTCTCGCCGCGTGCCAGCACCATGGCCCACCACATCGGCGACGAGGCGGTGAGCGCGGAATGGACCCGGCGCTGCAACGACCTGATCGCGCGGGTGGTGGCGCTGTACCCGGAGACCTTCATCGGCGTGTGCCAGCTGCCGCAGTCGCCCGGCGTGCCCATCGCCAACTCGATCGCCGAGCTGGAGCGCTGCGTCAACGAGCTGGGCTTTGTCGGCTGCAACCTCAATCCGGACCCTTCCGGGGGCCACTGGAACGGGCTGCCACTGACCGACCGGGCCTGGTATCCGTTCTTCGAGAAGATGGTGGAGCTGGACGTACCGGCCATGGTGCATGTGTCGGGCAGCTGCAATGCCAATTTCCACGCCACCGGCGCGCACTACCTCAATGCCGACACCACCGCGTTCATGCAGTTCCTGCAGGGCGACCTGTTCCGTGACTTCCCGGAACTACGCTTCATCATCCCGCACGGCGGCGGCGCGGTGCCCTACCACTGGGGTCGCTTCCGCGGCCTGGCCGACATGCTGGGCAAGCCGCCGCTGAACGAGCATGTGATGAGGAATGTGTTCTTCGACACCTGCGTTTACCATCAGCCCGGTATAGACCTGCTGTTCAAGGTGATCGACATCGACAACATCCTGTTCGGCTCGGAAATGGTCGGCGCGGTGCGCGGCATCGATCCAGAAACCGGGCAGTACTTCGACGACACCCTGCGCTATGTGGAAGCGCTGGGGCTGTCGGCAGCGGATCGCAGCAAGGTGCTGTCGGGCAACGCGCGTCGGGTGTACCCGCGGCTGGACGCGCAGCTGAAGGCGAGGGGGCTGTAA